GCATCGTCATGTTCGGCATGGGCCTGACACTGAAAGCCAGCGATTTCGCGCTTATTGCTAAGCGCCCGCTGCCCGTGCTCATCGGTGTCATCGCCCAGTTCGTCATCATGCCGCTGCTGGCGCTGCTGATCACGTGGATTCTGCGCCTGCCGCCGGAGCTCGCAGTCGGTGTCATCCTGGTCGGCTGCGCTCCGGGCGGCACTTCTTCGAACGTCGTCAGCTACCTGGCCCGCGGCGACGTCGCCTTGTCCGTGACCATGACGGCTGTGTCCACGCTGCTCGCCCCGATCATGACCCCGCTGCTTACCCTGTGGCTCGCCGGCCAGCAGATGGAGGTGAGCGCGGGCGCGATGGCCATCTCCATCGTGAAGATGGTGCTCGTCCCGGTCACCCTCGGCATCTTGATCAACGTGTTCGCCCCGAAGTTCGTCGAGGCAATCCTGCCTGCGTTGCCGTGGATCTCCGTGATCGCGATCTCCATGATCGTTGCCAACGTGGTGTTCGGCTCCCGCGACAAGCTTGTGCAGGCTGGCCTGATCGTCCTCTTCGCCGTCATGCTGCACAACGTCTTTGGCTACGTGCTCGGCTACTTCGCGGGCAAGCTCACCGGTCAGCCGGAGACTGCGTCGCGCACAATGGCCGTGGAGGTGGGTATGCAGAACTCCGGTATGGCTGCCACCTTGGCCGCGGCCCACTTCACCCCGCTGGCGGCGCTGCCCGCCGCCGTGTTCTCCGTCTGGCACAACCTCTCCGGCGCGGTGCTGGCGATGTTCTTCCGCGCCAGGGACCAGCGGACCCGAAACACCGCAGCCGGTACGGTTGCGTAGGCGATGAGCAGCGAATTTTTTGCCGCCCCCTCATTAGCAAACCAGTGGGTGCGGTTGGAGCCGATCGCGCCGGACCACGCTCCAGATCTGGCCCAGGCGGTGGGAGACCTGCACACGCTGTGGTACCAGGACCACGTCCCCACCGCGGGAGAGATGCCCGGCTACATTGATCGCCTCCTCGCCGAGGAGGACCGAGTTGCATGGGCAATTGTTGCCCCAGACGGACGCGCCGTGGGCGTGACCACCTACTTGCACCTCGACTCGAAGAACCGAAATCTGGAGATCGGCTCGACCTGGGTTGGTGCCCAGCACCAGGGCTCGAGCATCAACCCGGCGGCGAAACTCCTCCTGCTCACCCGGGCCTTCGAAGAGCTCGGCTGTTTGCGCGTGGAGATTCGGACGCACTACATGAACCAGCAGTCCCGGCGCGCAATCGAGAAACTCGGAGCGAAGCTCGACGGTGTGCTGCGCCGACACAAAATCCTGGCCAGCGGCCTCGTGCGCGACACGTGCGTGTACTCGATCCTGGATACGGAGTGGCCCGAGGTGAAGACTGGGCTCGAGGCTCGTCTCTCCCGCTAGCCGCCTTCCCACCGGGCTCGCTAGCGCTAGTCGACGGCGTCGAGGCCGATGTCCAAGATGTTGACTGAGTGGGTGAGCCCGCCCACGGCTAGGAAGTCCACACCGGTCTCCGCGTACGCGCGGGCCACGTCGAGGGTGAGCCCGCCGGAGGACTCTAGGCGGGTGGTGGGGGAGAGCTCGTCGCGAAGCGCCACGCCCTCGCGGGTGAGCTCCGGCGAGAAGTTGTCCAGCATGACGAGTTCCGGGGAGAACTCCAGCACCGCCCGCAGCTGCGCTAAGTCATCAACCTCAACCTCGCGGGGGATGTCGGGGAACTGCTCCACGGTACGGCGGTACGCCTCTGCAATGCTGCCGACGGAAGCCACGTGGTTGTCCTTGATCAACACCTGATCCCCCAAACTCATGCGGTGGTTTACGCCCCCGCCGCAGCGCACGGCGAACTTCGCAAGATCGCGGTAGCCGGGCAGGGTCTTGCGGGAATCGCGCACCCGCGCGTTGGTGCCGGCAAGCGCCTCTGTCCAGCGGTACGTCTGAGTGGCAATGCCACTGGCGTAGGTGAGCAAGTTCAGCGCCGTGCGCTCTGCGCTCAGGATGTCGCGGGCGGGGCCGCTGACGGTGGCGAGGATGTCGCCCGGCTCCACGCGATCACCGTCAGCTGCTTGGACTGTTACTTGGATGTCTTCTGAGACCTCGTGCATCGTCCACGCAATCACCTCCAACCCAGCGACGACACCTGGTTTGCGTGGTACAAAATTGGCGGTGAGCTGCGCATCTTCGTCAATGGTGGCAACCGTTGTGGCGTCCGGGCCGTGGGCAAAGTCCTCGTCGAGGCCGAGGCGGATGAGTGCCTTGGTGGTTTCGGGGTTGAGCATTGGGGTGGAACCTTTCGTCGTCAAGCATGTGCCCCCACCGTATCCGCGGCGGCGGGGAAGGGGGCGCTAGATTTGCACGCATGGCAACGAATGACGTGGTGAATGAGATGGCGCAGGCGTACGAGGCGTGGATGCCGGACAGGCTGCGCGAGTGGTACGGGCCGGAGGAGCGGCGTGTACTGGCCACGGAAGAGATGCGGCCGCAGGCGGAGCACGTAGGCAGCGAGGAATTCGGATCCGAGTTCCGTGATCTGCTGACAGAGCTCGGTGGGCCAGTCGTACCGGACGCGGTGGCGTGGGCAAACCGGCGCGTGGAGTTCAAGGACGGAAACTGGTGCGTGTGCGGCATCCGCTTCCTCGGTTTGGATCCGAAGAAGCCGTTTGTGCACGTGGCTGCGACATCGGTGCCGCCGGAGCTCGGAGGTTTGGACACATACGCGGAGGAGCTGCATCGGGAGTACGCCGCATTCGGCCCGCTGGCGATCCGTTTTGACCTGCCGGTTGACGCGGACGCACCCGCGGATATGGATGTGGATCAGTGGATTATTGCCGGGTTGGTGTCGGAGTTGCGCGAGCGTCCCCGGCGCCCGCAGCAAGACCGGGTGCGTCTGACCCCGGCGGAGCCTAAGAAGATTGCGGAGTACGCGGACGAGGTGCTGGCGAACGTGGTCAAGAGCAATCCCGACGTCAACGAATGGACGGAGGCGGCGACCCGGGAGCAGCTGGAGCGCTGCGCGGAAACTGGCGCGCTGCGCGCGGTGGAGGTCGACGGTCAGCGTGCAGGCATCATCGCCGCGGCACGCGACGATGCGAAGGGTATGCGTGGGTTCCAGGTGTACGAGTTTCTGCTGGACGATCACGCTCGCGGGAAAGGCCTCGCCCCGGCGGTCATGCAGTTGCTGTGCGACGAATTGCCGGCCCAACCGGGAGACACGCTGTGGGGGACGATTCACGCGGGTAACGGGCCGTCGATAGGCAACGCCCTCGCTGTGGGCCGCGAGAAGATTGCGGCGTACGTGTGGGTAGCGCGGCGCGGCGAGCTGTAGCGCGGGCGCGTTCGGCGGGGAAGTAGACTGGCCAGCATGACTGCGTACGACCTGATGGATTACGACGAGGTACTGGAAAAGTACGACCCCGTGATGGGTCTTGAGGTGCACGTCGAGCTAGCCACGGAGACCAAGATGTTCTCCACTTCCTCCGCGCACTTCGGTGCGGAGCCGAACTCCAACATCGACCCGGTGTCGCTCGGCCTGCCTGGTGCGCTGCCGGTGGTTAACGCTAAGGGTGTGGAGTGGGCCATCAAGATCGGTTTGGCGCTGAACTGCAAGATCGCCGAGTCCTCCCGCTTTGCGCGCAAGAACTACTTCTACCCTGACCAGCCGAAGAACTACCAGATCTCGCAGTACGACGAGCCGATTGCGTACGACGGGTACTTGGACGTGGTGCTGGA
Above is a genomic segment from Corynebacterium sp. CNCTC7651 containing:
- the nadC gene encoding carboxylating nicotinate-nucleotide diphosphorylase — protein: MLNPETTKALIRLGLDEDFAHGPDATTVATIDEDAQLTANFVPRKPGVVAGLEVIAWTMHEVSEDIQVTVQAADGDRVEPGDILATVSGPARDILSAERTALNLLTYASGIATQTYRWTEALAGTNARVRDSRKTLPGYRDLAKFAVRCGGGVNHRMSLGDQVLIKDNHVASVGSIAEAYRRTVEQFPDIPREVEVDDLAQLRAVLEFSPELVMLDNFSPELTREGVALRDELSPTTRLESSGGLTLDVARAYAETGVDFLAVGGLTHSVNILDIGLDAVD
- a CDS encoding GNAT family N-acetyltransferase translates to MSSEFFAAPSLANQWVRLEPIAPDHAPDLAQAVGDLHTLWYQDHVPTAGEMPGYIDRLLAEEDRVAWAIVAPDGRAVGVTTYLHLDSKNRNLEIGSTWVGAQHQGSSINPAAKLLLLTRAFEELGCLRVEIRTHYMNQQSRRAIEKLGAKLDGVLRRHKILASGLVRDTCVYSILDTEWPEVKTGLEARLSR
- a CDS encoding GNAT family N-acetyltransferase, which codes for MATNDVVNEMAQAYEAWMPDRLREWYGPEERRVLATEEMRPQAEHVGSEEFGSEFRDLLTELGGPVVPDAVAWANRRVEFKDGNWCVCGIRFLGLDPKKPFVHVAATSVPPELGGLDTYAEELHREYAAFGPLAIRFDLPVDADAPADMDVDQWIIAGLVSELRERPRRPQQDRVRLTPAEPKKIAEYADEVLANVVKSNPDVNEWTEAATREQLERCAETGALRAVEVDGQRAGIIAAARDDAKGMRGFQVYEFLLDDHARGKGLAPAVMQLLCDELPAQPGDTLWGTIHAGNGPSIGNALAVGREKIAAYVWVARRGEL
- a CDS encoding bile acid:sodium symporter family protein gives rise to the protein MDNTQTAQDRSAFVATLGFPILVIIGGLLGYFAPAVIEPISGWTTWLLGIVMFGMGLTLKASDFALIAKRPLPVLIGVIAQFVIMPLLALLITWILRLPPELAVGVILVGCAPGGTSSNVVSYLARGDVALSVTMTAVSTLLAPIMTPLLTLWLAGQQMEVSAGAMAISIVKMVLVPVTLGILINVFAPKFVEAILPALPWISVIAISMIVANVVFGSRDKLVQAGLIVLFAVMLHNVFGYVLGYFAGKLTGQPETASRTMAVEVGMQNSGMAATLAAAHFTPLAALPAAVFSVWHNLSGAVLAMFFRARDQRTRNTAAGTVA